A single Curtobacterium sp. MCSS17_015 DNA region contains:
- a CDS encoding DeoR/GlpR family DNA-binding transcription regulator has product MTSDEPPVLPALLRQDRIVALLDGAPGMVRTAALAAAVGTSEVTVRQDLAALDREARIRRVHGGAVRLGAGSRERPLEETAVENSTAKAAIGRAAADLVRPGQCIVIDVGTTPAAVAEALVAREDLIDVTVVTNSLTTALALERAVPRITVVVTGGTLRPLQHSLVAPFNATVLPMLSADLVFLGGTGLDVEHGLTNVNLPETEAKRVLAAAGRRTVVVADGSKFGRADIGVVSTLEDVDVVVTAGVSADAVDPIRAAGVHVVVADAPAGTTRASERKQTP; this is encoded by the coding sequence GTGACGTCTGACGAGCCTCCCGTCCTGCCAGCGCTGCTGCGCCAGGACCGCATCGTCGCGCTCCTGGACGGCGCCCCCGGCATGGTCCGGACCGCAGCACTGGCCGCGGCCGTCGGCACGAGCGAGGTGACGGTCCGCCAGGACCTGGCCGCCCTGGACCGGGAGGCCCGGATCCGACGGGTGCACGGTGGTGCCGTCCGCCTCGGGGCCGGGTCGCGCGAGCGTCCGCTCGAGGAGACCGCCGTCGAGAACAGCACCGCCAAGGCCGCGATCGGCCGGGCCGCGGCGGACCTCGTCCGCCCCGGGCAGTGCATCGTCATCGACGTCGGCACCACGCCGGCGGCCGTCGCCGAGGCGCTCGTCGCCCGCGAGGACCTGATCGACGTCACCGTCGTCACGAACTCACTCACCACCGCACTCGCGCTCGAACGGGCGGTGCCGCGCATCACCGTCGTCGTCACCGGCGGGACACTGCGTCCGCTCCAGCACTCGCTCGTCGCACCGTTCAACGCGACCGTGCTGCCGATGCTGTCAGCGGACCTGGTGTTCCTGGGCGGGACGGGGCTCGACGTCGAGCACGGCCTGACCAACGTGAACCTGCCCGAGACCGAGGCGAAGCGGGTCCTCGCAGCGGCGGGCAGGCGTACCGTCGTGGTCGCGGACGGGTCGAAGTTCGGCCGGGCCGACATCGGCGTGGTGAGCACGCTGGAGGACGTCGACGTCGTCGTCACCGCGGGCGTCAGCGCGGACGCGGTCGACCCGATCCGGGCCGCCGGGGTCCACGTCGTCGTCGCGGATGCACCAGCGGGCACGACCCGCGCATCGGAGAGGAAGCAGACACCATGA
- a CDS encoding aldose 1-epimerase family protein, translating into MSTAASAAAPTGGQYHLRHAGPDGVVEAVVTEVAAGIRELRVAGFDLTEPFLASEAPAGANGIVLVPWPNRVAGGVWQLDGKAQQLDISEPKYGNASHGLLRFAPYRVVDQTESSIAQQATIHPQHGWPFTLETRVHHELVEDGIRITHTITNRSGRPAPFAVGAHPYLRAGDTPPEDLVVQLDAATAFTVDERKIPNGTRPVEGTDVDLRQGRRAGDSDLDTAYTDVQPDEAGIRRTSLHGPEGDGVELWQDRSFPYVQVFTSREFPRGDGKGLAVAVEPMTAPADALNSGEGLRWLDADETWTGSWGIRRVWS; encoded by the coding sequence ATGAGCACAGCGGCCAGCGCAGCGGCACCCACCGGCGGCCAGTACCACCTGCGGCACGCCGGACCCGACGGTGTCGTCGAGGCCGTCGTCACCGAGGTGGCCGCCGGCATCCGCGAACTCCGCGTCGCGGGCTTCGACCTGACCGAGCCGTTCCTGGCGAGCGAGGCGCCCGCCGGTGCGAACGGCATCGTGCTCGTGCCGTGGCCGAACCGCGTGGCCGGTGGTGTGTGGCAGCTCGACGGGAAGGCGCAGCAGCTCGACATCTCGGAGCCGAAGTACGGCAACGCCTCGCACGGGTTGCTCCGCTTCGCGCCGTACCGGGTGGTGGACCAGACCGAGTCGTCGATCGCGCAGCAGGCCACGATCCACCCGCAGCACGGCTGGCCGTTCACCCTCGAGACCCGGGTGCACCACGAACTCGTCGAGGACGGCATCCGGATCACCCACACCATCACGAACCGGTCGGGTCGCCCGGCGCCGTTCGCGGTCGGGGCGCACCCCTACCTGCGTGCGGGCGACACCCCGCCGGAGGACCTGGTCGTCCAGCTCGACGCGGCGACCGCGTTCACCGTGGACGAGCGGAAGATCCCGAACGGCACCCGGCCGGTCGAGGGCACGGACGTCGACCTCCGTCAGGGGCGCCGGGCCGGGGACTCGGACCTCGACACCGCCTACACCGACGTGCAGCCGGACGAAGCCGGCATCCGGCGGACGTCACTGCACGGCCCCGAGGGAGACGGCGTCGAGTTGTGGCAGGACCGGTCGTTCCCGTACGTGCAGGTCTTCACCTCCCGCGAGTTCCCCCGCGGCGACGGGAAGGGGCTCGCGGTGGCGGTGGAACCGATGACCGCGCCCGCGGACGCGCTCAACTCCGGCGAGGGCCTCCGGTGGCTCGATGCCGACGAGACCTGGACCGGCTCGTGGGGGATCCGGCGCGTCTGGTCCTGA
- the glyA gene encoding serine hydroxymethyltransferase: protein MSITDLTPVAASADAARTTFNAPLTEVDPEIAAVLQQELGRQRDTLEMIASENFVPRAVLESQGSVLTNKYAEGYPGKRYYGGCEFVDIAEQLAIDRAKALFGAAYANVQPHSGASANAAVLHAIASAGDTILGLELAHGGHLTHGMKLNFSGRIYNAVSYGVDPETFEVDYDDIRAKAIEHQPKVLIAGWSAYPRQLDFAKFREIADEVGATLWVDMAHFAGLVAAGLHPSPLPHAHVVSSTVHKTLAGPRSGIILSNDESLFKKLNSAVFPGQQGGPLMHVIAAKATAFLLAATPEFKDRQERTLRGAKALASRLTQPDAKAAGIDVLTGGTDVHLVLVDLRESEIDGKQAEDLLHEVGITVNRNSVPFDPRPPMVTSGVRIGTSALATRGFGDAEFTEVADIIALTLMPNPDIEALSARVKALTDAFPLYA, encoded by the coding sequence GTGTCCATCACCGATCTCACCCCCGTCGCCGCGTCCGCCGACGCAGCCCGGACCACCTTCAACGCCCCGCTCACCGAGGTCGACCCGGAGATCGCGGCCGTCCTCCAGCAGGAGCTCGGCCGTCAGCGCGACACCCTCGAGATGATCGCGTCGGAGAACTTCGTGCCGCGCGCGGTCCTCGAGTCGCAGGGCTCGGTGCTCACGAACAAGTACGCCGAGGGTTACCCGGGCAAGCGCTACTACGGCGGCTGCGAGTTCGTCGACATCGCCGAGCAGCTCGCCATCGACCGTGCGAAGGCCCTCTTCGGCGCCGCGTACGCGAACGTGCAGCCGCACTCCGGCGCCAGCGCGAACGCCGCGGTCCTGCACGCCATCGCCTCCGCCGGTGACACCATCCTGGGCCTCGAGCTCGCCCACGGCGGCCACCTGACCCACGGCATGAAGCTCAACTTCTCCGGTCGGATCTACAACGCCGTGTCCTACGGCGTCGACCCGGAGACGTTCGAGGTCGACTACGACGACATCCGCGCGAAGGCGATCGAGCACCAGCCGAAGGTCCTCATCGCCGGCTGGTCGGCGTACCCCCGACAGCTCGACTTCGCGAAGTTCCGTGAGATCGCGGACGAGGTCGGCGCGACGCTCTGGGTGGACATGGCGCACTTCGCCGGGCTCGTCGCCGCGGGCCTGCACCCGTCGCCCCTCCCGCACGCCCACGTCGTCTCCTCGACGGTGCACAAGACGCTCGCCGGTCCCCGCTCGGGCATCATCCTGTCCAACGACGAGTCGCTCTTCAAGAAGCTCAACTCGGCCGTGTTCCCCGGGCAGCAGGGCGGCCCGCTCATGCACGTGATCGCCGCCAAGGCCACCGCGTTCCTGCTCGCCGCGACGCCCGAGTTCAAGGACCGCCAGGAGCGCACGCTCCGCGGGGCGAAGGCCCTCGCGTCGCGCCTCACCCAGCCCGACGCCAAGGCCGCCGGCATCGACGTCCTCACCGGCGGCACCGACGTGCACCTGGTGCTCGTCGACCTTCGCGAGTCCGAGATCGACGGCAAGCAGGCCGAGGACCTCCTGCACGAGGTCGGCATCACCGTGAACCGCAACAGCGTGCCGTTCGACCCGCGCCCGCCGATGGTGACCTCGGGCGTCCGCATCGGCACGTCGGCGCTCGCGACCCGCGGGTTCGGTGACGCCGAGTTCACCGAGGTGGCGGACATCATCGCGCTGACCCTCATGCCGAACCCGGACATCGAAGCGCTCTCGGCCCGGGTGAAGGCCCTCACCGACGCGTTCCCGCTCTACGCGTGA
- the clpS gene encoding ATP-dependent Clp protease adapter ClpS: MTMLSPDVDERTSVRADVPWTTVVWDDPVNLMSYVTYVFESYFGFPRAKAERLMHQVDSDGRAVVATGHREEMERHVEAMHGYGLQATVDRAPAA; this comes from the coding sequence ATGACCATGCTGAGTCCGGACGTCGACGAGCGCACCTCGGTGCGGGCCGACGTCCCGTGGACCACGGTGGTGTGGGACGACCCGGTGAACCTGATGTCGTACGTCACCTACGTCTTCGAGTCGTACTTCGGGTTCCCCCGGGCGAAGGCCGAGCGCCTCATGCACCAGGTCGACTCCGACGGTCGGGCGGTCGTCGCGACCGGGCACCGCGAGGAGATGGAGCGCCACGTGGAGGCCATGCACGGGTACGGCCTACAGGCGACCGTCGACCGGGCCCCGGCCGCGTGA
- a CDS encoding DUF2017 family protein: MIPFVRRADGVHLGLASGERAVLTSLVEQLRQVLDHDLATDPVAARMFPDAYPEDDEASAEFRRYTQDDLRAAKSSNATVVHEWLTGMREGALTRADEQAWLRSLTDLRLTIADRLGIVDRETADNGLNGDDGSIGLRDVYDWLGYVQEHLVVTISSR, encoded by the coding sequence GTGATCCCCTTCGTCCGTCGCGCCGACGGGGTGCACCTCGGTCTGGCCTCCGGCGAGCGCGCCGTCCTCACCTCGCTGGTCGAGCAGCTGCGCCAGGTCCTCGACCACGACCTGGCGACCGACCCGGTGGCGGCCCGGATGTTCCCGGACGCCTACCCGGAGGACGACGAGGCGAGCGCCGAGTTCCGCCGCTACACGCAGGATGACCTGCGGGCGGCGAAGTCGTCGAACGCGACCGTGGTCCACGAGTGGCTCACCGGCATGCGGGAGGGCGCGCTGACCCGCGCGGACGAGCAGGCCTGGCTCCGGTCGCTGACCGACCTGCGGCTCACCATCGCGGACCGCCTGGGCATCGTCGATCGCGAGACGGCCGACAACGGGCTGAACGGCGACGACGGCAGCATCGGCCTGCGGGACGTCTACGACTGGCTCGGGTACGTGCAGGAGCACCTCGTCGTCACGATCTCGTCCCGCTGA
- the purU gene encoding formyltetrahydrofolate deformylase, whose protein sequence is MTTPTPETPTHWTLTLVCDDQPGIVHAVSGAVVAAEGNITESQQFSSADTDTFFMRLQVMAPVDRQTFQEALAPVVERYGMRVQLDVVGRPMRTLVLVSKAGHCLNDLLYRQRGGQLPIDVPLVLSNHTDLAELASFYSVPFEHRPVTDAESKAAMERRILEAVEEHDIELVVLARYMQILSPELCAALAGRAVNIHHSFLPGFKGANPYRQAHARGVKLIGATAHFVTSDLDEGPIIEQNVVRVDHTKEPAELVSIGQDEESRTLTQAVRWIAEDRVLLDGARTIIFK, encoded by the coding sequence GTGACGACCCCGACGCCCGAGACCCCCACGCACTGGACCCTCACGCTGGTCTGCGACGACCAGCCCGGCATCGTGCACGCCGTCTCCGGAGCCGTCGTCGCCGCCGAGGGCAACATCACCGAGTCGCAGCAGTTCTCGAGCGCCGACACGGACACGTTCTTCATGCGCCTGCAGGTGATGGCCCCGGTCGACCGCCAGACGTTCCAGGAGGCCCTGGCACCGGTCGTCGAGCGCTACGGCATGCGGGTGCAGCTCGACGTGGTCGGCCGGCCGATGCGCACCCTCGTCCTCGTGTCCAAGGCCGGACACTGCCTCAACGACCTGCTGTACCGGCAGCGCGGCGGGCAGCTGCCGATCGACGTGCCGCTCGTGCTGTCGAACCACACCGACCTCGCCGAACTCGCGTCGTTCTACTCGGTGCCGTTCGAGCACCGCCCGGTCACCGACGCCGAGTCGAAGGCCGCGATGGAGCGCCGGATCCTCGAGGCGGTCGAGGAGCACGACATCGAGCTCGTCGTCCTCGCCCGGTACATGCAGATCCTCTCCCCCGAGCTCTGCGCCGCCCTGGCCGGGCGCGCGGTGAACATCCACCACTCGTTCCTGCCCGGCTTCAAGGGCGCGAACCCGTACCGGCAGGCGCACGCCCGCGGGGTGAAGCTCATCGGGGCGACCGCGCACTTCGTCACGAGCGACCTGGACGAGGGCCCGATCATCGAGCAGAACGTCGTCCGCGTCGACCACACCAAGGAACCGGCCGAGCTCGTGTCGATCGGACAGGACGAGGAGTCCCGCACCCTCACCCAGGCCGTCCGGTGGATCGCCGAGGACCGCGTGCTCCTTGACGGCGCCCGGACGATCATCTTCAAGTAG
- a CDS encoding YrdB family protein, protein MRDAPRSPVEPGDDHVPATPAAPRRPVDTWSVLRVVVCAFGLLSLAYWGYLAWPYPFPAVFFIVGAPLFAAVVWYLFRSPRSPIETDVVGKTVVETALVVAAGATWVSLGHPLVGLVFVVVAAVSGVVAFRRETA, encoded by the coding sequence ATGCGCGACGCACCCCGTAGTCCGGTCGAGCCCGGCGACGACCACGTGCCGGCGACGCCGGCGGCCCCGCGGCGACCGGTCGACACCTGGAGTGTCCTCCGCGTCGTGGTCTGCGCCTTCGGCCTGCTCTCCCTGGCGTACTGGGGCTACCTGGCGTGGCCGTACCCGTTCCCGGCGGTGTTCTTCATCGTCGGCGCTCCGCTCTTCGCGGCCGTCGTCTGGTACCTCTTCCGTTCGCCGCGCTCCCCGATCGAGACCGACGTGGTCGGCAAGACCGTCGTCGAGACCGCCCTGGTCGTCGCCGCGGGCGCGACCTGGGTCTCGCTCGGGCACCCGCTCGTCGGACTCGTGTTCGTCGTGGTCGCCGCCGTGAGCGGCGTCGTCGCGTTCCGCAGGGAGACCGCATGA
- a CDS encoding tetrahydrofolate dehydrogenase/cyclohydrolase catalytic domain-containing protein: MSDALPRERWAGEGSAVRIDGTALAARTLDDLKVRIDRLHDHGFRPGLGTIMVGQNPGSVSYVAGKHKDSAQIGLDSVRIDLPETASAADIRGAILQMNDDPRVTAFIVQLPLPQGIDPIPMLELMNPAKDADGLHPTNLGELVLAVPGGAGTIDAPLPCTPRGIVAMLEAYEVPIRGKHVTIIGQGLTVGRPLGLLLTRLEATATLTHSLTEDVAAECRRADIVVAAAGVAGLVQPDWVKPGAAVIDVGISRIIDETTGKAKLRGDVDPSVAQVAGYLSPTPGGVGPMTRAMLMKNVVEAAERHLR; this comes from the coding sequence GTGAGCGACGCGCTTCCCCGCGAGCGCTGGGCCGGTGAGGGCAGTGCCGTCCGCATCGACGGCACCGCCCTCGCCGCCCGCACGCTCGACGACCTGAAGGTCCGCATCGACCGCCTGCACGACCACGGCTTCCGTCCCGGTCTCGGCACGATCATGGTCGGCCAGAACCCGGGGTCGGTGTCGTACGTCGCCGGCAAGCACAAGGACTCGGCGCAGATCGGGCTCGACTCGGTCCGCATCGACCTGCCGGAGACCGCCAGCGCTGCGGACATCCGGGGCGCGATCCTGCAGATGAACGACGACCCCCGGGTCACCGCGTTCATCGTGCAGCTCCCGTTGCCGCAGGGCATCGACCCGATCCCGATGCTCGAGCTCATGAACCCGGCGAAGGACGCCGACGGCCTGCACCCGACGAACCTCGGTGAACTCGTGCTCGCCGTGCCGGGCGGTGCCGGCACGATCGACGCCCCGCTGCCGTGCACCCCGCGGGGCATCGTCGCGATGCTCGAGGCGTACGAGGTCCCGATCCGGGGCAAGCACGTCACGATCATCGGGCAGGGCCTGACGGTCGGGCGTCCGCTCGGCCTGCTGCTCACCCGCCTCGAGGCGACGGCCACGCTGACGCACTCGCTCACCGAGGACGTCGCCGCCGAGTGCCGTCGCGCCGACATCGTCGTCGCGGCCGCCGGGGTCGCCGGGCTCGTGCAGCCGGACTGGGTCAAGCCCGGTGCGGCGGTGATCGACGTGGGCATCAGCCGCATCATCGACGAGACCACCGGGAAGGCGAAGCTCCGCGGCGACGTCGACCCGTCGGTCGCGCAGGTCGCCGGCTACCTGTCGCCCACGCCGGGCGGTGTCGGCCCGATGACCCGGGCGATGCTCATGAAGAACGTGGTCGAGGCCGCGGAGCGCCACCTGCGCTGA
- the galK gene encoding galactokinase, translated as MTFQQVFGYEPTVRYSAPGRVNLIGEHTDYNDGYVLPFAIDRRTTADIARREDRVIRVASAFDQEGGAVSLSLDDLAPDAMDGWSAYVFGIAWALREQAGADLSDKTGFDVFIDSDVPVGAGLSSSAAIECGVALAFDDLWELGLDRKTLARVGQYSENHAVGAPTGIMDQSASLLGEQDAVVFLDCRTLDTAVVDLALEANGLEVLVIDTRVEHAHATGGYKARRDSCERGAEVLGVPALRDVSVADLPRAQELLDDETFRRVRHIVTEDQRVLDTVRTLREQGPRAIGDLLVASHASMRDDFEISVPELDLAVETAMAHGAVGARMTGGGFGGAAIALVDREARGAITDAVTSAFAAARYREPTVFTVHAAQGARRD; from the coding sequence ATGACGTTCCAACAGGTGTTCGGGTACGAGCCGACGGTGCGGTACTCCGCGCCCGGCCGTGTGAACCTGATCGGTGAGCACACCGACTACAACGACGGGTACGTGCTGCCCTTCGCGATCGACCGCCGGACCACGGCGGACATCGCTCGGCGCGAGGACCGCGTCATCCGCGTGGCCTCGGCGTTCGACCAGGAGGGCGGCGCCGTCTCGCTGTCCCTCGATGACCTCGCCCCCGACGCCATGGACGGCTGGTCGGCGTACGTCTTCGGCATCGCCTGGGCGTTGCGCGAGCAGGCCGGTGCGGACCTGTCGGACAAGACCGGCTTCGACGTCTTCATCGACTCGGACGTCCCGGTCGGCGCGGGCCTGTCCTCGAGCGCGGCGATCGAGTGCGGCGTCGCGCTCGCGTTCGACGACCTGTGGGAGCTCGGGCTCGACCGCAAGACGCTGGCCCGCGTCGGCCAGTACTCCGAGAACCACGCCGTCGGTGCCCCGACCGGGATCATGGACCAGTCCGCGTCACTCCTCGGCGAGCAGGACGCGGTCGTCTTCCTCGACTGCCGCACGCTCGACACCGCCGTCGTCGACCTGGCGCTCGAGGCGAACGGGCTCGAGGTCCTCGTCATCGACACCCGCGTCGAGCACGCCCACGCGACCGGTGGGTACAAGGCCCGCCGTGACTCGTGCGAGCGGGGGGCCGAGGTGCTCGGTGTGCCCGCGCTCCGTGACGTGTCGGTCGCGGACCTGCCGCGCGCGCAGGAGCTGCTCGACGACGAGACGTTCCGCCGCGTCCGGCACATCGTGACCGAGGACCAGCGCGTCCTCGACACCGTGCGGACGCTCCGTGAGCAGGGTCCGCGTGCGATCGGTGACCTGCTCGTCGCCTCGCACGCGTCGATGCGCGACGACTTCGAGATCTCGGTGCCGGAGCTCGACCTGGCGGTCGAGACCGCGATGGCGCACGGTGCTGTCGGTGCGCGCATGACCGGTGGCGGCTTCGGCGGTGCCGCGATCGCGCTGGTCGACCGGGAGGCGCGTGGCGCGATCACCGACGCGGTCACGTCCGCCTTCGCGGCGGCCCGGTACCGCGAGCCGACCGTCTTCACGGTGCACGCCGCGCAGGGCGCCCGGCGCGACTGA
- the galT gene encoding galactose-1-phosphate uridylyltransferase encodes MITKRATTLADGRDLFYFDDADSTLPAERSIDQRVLGPRPETARMRQDVLTGEWVSIAAARQNRVFLPPADQDPLAPQTAANPSEIPSRYDVAVFENRSPSFGPVLEADDAPSSLESLSEVGLNRELRSVGRCEVVCFSPETSGSFASISGSRARTVVETWADRTAALSAMPGIQQVFPFENRGEAIGVTLHHPHGQIYAYPYITPRTQRLLASIERFGPDLFEQHLANERASDRVVLAGEHFTAFVPFAARWPIEIHMLPHRHVPDFAGLTDAEKDELAHMHLRLTRGLDALYGDPTPYIAAWHQAPVHTARDTVRLMLQITSPRRAADKLKFLAGSEAAMGAWIGDLVPEKAAEFIRGGIERA; translated from the coding sequence GTGATCACGAAACGTGCGACGACGCTCGCGGACGGCCGCGACCTCTTCTACTTCGACGATGCGGATTCCACCCTCCCCGCCGAGCGGAGCATCGACCAGCGCGTCCTCGGCCCCCGTCCCGAGACCGCGCGGATGCGCCAGGACGTCCTGACGGGCGAGTGGGTGTCCATCGCCGCCGCCCGGCAGAACCGGGTCTTCCTGCCGCCCGCCGACCAGGACCCGCTCGCGCCGCAGACCGCCGCGAACCCGTCCGAGATCCCGAGCCGCTACGACGTCGCCGTGTTCGAGAACCGTTCGCCGTCGTTCGGTCCGGTGCTCGAGGCCGACGACGCCCCGTCCTCGCTCGAGTCCCTGTCCGAGGTCGGCCTGAACCGGGAGCTCCGGAGCGTCGGGCGCTGCGAGGTCGTCTGCTTCTCCCCCGAGACGAGCGGCTCCTTCGCGTCGATCTCCGGATCGCGCGCCCGCACCGTGGTCGAAACGTGGGCAGACCGCACCGCGGCACTCTCCGCGATGCCCGGGATCCAGCAGGTGTTCCCGTTCGAGAACCGCGGCGAGGCCATCGGCGTCACACTGCACCACCCGCACGGGCAGATCTACGCCTACCCGTACATCACCCCGCGCACCCAGCGGTTGCTCGCGTCGATCGAGCGCTTCGGGCCGGACCTGTTCGAGCAGCACCTCGCGAACGAGCGGGCGTCGGACCGGGTCGTCCTCGCCGGCGAGCACTTCACCGCCTTCGTACCGTTCGCCGCGCGCTGGCCGATCGAGATCCACATGCTCCCGCACCGCCACGTGCCGGATTTCGCCGGGCTCACCGACGCCGAGAAGGACGAACTGGCACACATGCACCTGCGGCTCACCCGTGGCCTCGACGCGCTCTACGGCGACCCGACGCCCTACATCGCCGCCTGGCACCAGGCGCCGGTGCACACCGCGCGCGACACCGTCCGGTTGATGCTGCAGATCACCTCGCCGCGACGGGCAGCGGACAAGTTGAAGTTCCTGGCCGGCAGTGAGGCCGCGATGGGCGCCTGGATCGGGGACCTCGTGCCCGAGAAGGCGGCCGAGTTCATCCGAGGAGGGATCGAACGAGCATGA